A region from the Azospirillaceae bacterium genome encodes:
- a CDS encoding OB-fold domain-containing protein, which produces MTTPTYQRTLPLLDDSNRFFWTSGAEGELRLMRCQECGHWLHPPGPLCPVCRSERLAAEAVSGLGSIETYTLNMRSWGPGLEVPYVVAIVHLDEQPGLRLTTNIVGIPASDVRIGMRVRVTFERDEDVWLPLFTPA; this is translated from the coding sequence ATGACGACGCCCACCTACCAGCGCACGTTGCCCCTGCTGGACGACAGCAACCGCTTCTTCTGGACCAGCGGCGCCGAGGGCGAATTGCGCCTGATGCGCTGCCAGGAATGTGGACATTGGCTCCATCCGCCAGGACCCCTTTGCCCCGTCTGCCGCAGTGAGCGCCTGGCGGCGGAGGCGGTGTCCGGCCTGGGCAGCATTGAGACCTATACCCTGAACATGCGGTCATGGGGTCCCGGCCTTGAGGTGCCTTACGTGGTCGCCATCGTGCACCTGGACGAACAGCCTGGCCTGCGTCTCACCACCAATATCGTCGGCATTCCCGCCAGTGATGTGCGCATCGGCATGCGGGTGCGGGTGACGTTCGAGCGGGACGAGGATGTGTGGCTGCCTCTGTTCACGCCAGCCTGA
- a CDS encoding TetR/AcrR family transcriptional regulator: MSRDPQPVRENLHGQALGRKGAETRQRLMDATRALLRQQGPVGLTALQIAKQAGTSGPTFYLYFGDTEDVLLALSEAACQDTDDVVASLSGPWPENTLPQHCRDFIDAFYRYWNRHREVLNFRNFRSDLGDERFDLVRQRSAIPIVHAISRRVQAAQAAGTMDSRTAMARSVIIYAAIERLATRIASGRFLTDDINAEDLYRAEADILVMLFSRHSPP; the protein is encoded by the coding sequence ATGAGCCGAGACCCTCAACCGGTACGGGAAAACCTGCATGGCCAAGCTTTAGGGCGCAAAGGGGCGGAAACCCGCCAGCGCCTGATGGATGCAACCCGCGCCCTGCTGCGCCAACAGGGCCCGGTTGGCCTCACTGCGCTGCAGATCGCCAAACAGGCCGGCACCTCAGGCCCAACCTTCTATCTCTACTTTGGCGATACCGAGGATGTGCTGCTGGCCCTAAGCGAGGCGGCCTGCCAGGACACGGACGATGTGGTGGCAAGCCTGAGCGGTCCTTGGCCGGAGAATACGTTGCCTCAGCATTGCCGGGATTTCATCGATGCATTCTATCGTTACTGGAACCGCCACCGCGAAGTTCTGAACTTCCGCAACTTCCGTTCCGATCTGGGCGACGAGCGATTTGATTTGGTGCGCCAACGCTCCGCCATTCCCATCGTCCACGCCATTAGCAGGCGTGTACAGGCGGCACAGGCGGCTGGCACCATGGACTCTCGTACCGCCATGGCCCGCAGTGTCATTATCTACGCAGCCATTGAACGGCTGGCCACTCGTATTGCTAGCGGTCGCTTTCTGACCGACGACATCAATGCTGAGGATTTGTACCGGGCGGAGGCGGATATCCTGGTCATGTTGTTCAGCCGGCACTCACCACCGTGA
- a CDS encoding CaiB/BaiF CoA-transferase family protein — protein MENSGSTRPPPLTGIRVLDLSRVLAGPWCTMILADLGAEVIKVENPKGGDDTRHWGPPYVGGESAYYLCANRGKQSVAVDLSHPNGQQLIRDLARRSDVVVENYKSGGLAKYGLDYDGLSAINQRLVYCSISGYGHASPLADRPGYDYVIQAEGGLMAVTGETDGQPMKVGVAVADLYTGMAAAQAILAGLMARDRDGVGQHIDMALFDCQLAMLANVASAALISGQEPRRYGNGHPTVVPYQAFDTADGRMVVAVGNDRQFAIFCRDLLGRPDIAADPRFAKNSDRVRNRDALLELLCPLMKEWGSDHWLAGLRAAGVPAGEVRTVTAALQAKEAAARGMVTRISHPTAGEVNLVASPLKLSGTPVRPPEAPPLLGQHTDAVLRTVLGLSGQAIAGLRAEGGIA, from the coding sequence TTGGAAAATTCCGGTTCCACAAGACCGCCGCCTTTGACGGGCATCCGTGTGCTTGACCTTTCCCGTGTACTGGCCGGGCCCTGGTGCACCATGATCCTGGCCGACCTGGGGGCGGAGGTTATCAAGGTTGAGAACCCCAAGGGCGGCGATGATACACGGCATTGGGGTCCCCCATATGTTGGGGGCGAGTCCGCCTATTATCTCTGCGCTAATCGGGGCAAGCAAAGCGTCGCCGTGGACTTGTCGCATCCCAACGGGCAGCAGCTGATCCGCGACCTGGCCCGGCGGTCGGATGTGGTGGTGGAGAACTACAAGTCCGGCGGGCTGGCGAAGTACGGCCTCGACTATGATGGGCTGTCGGCGATAAACCAACGCTTGGTCTATTGCTCCATCTCCGGCTACGGCCACGCGTCGCCTCTGGCTGACCGGCCGGGCTATGACTACGTCATCCAGGCGGAAGGCGGCCTGATGGCCGTGACGGGCGAAACGGATGGCCAACCCATGAAAGTGGGCGTGGCGGTGGCCGACCTCTACACTGGTATGGCGGCAGCCCAGGCCATCTTGGCGGGCCTGATGGCGCGGGACCGCGATGGGGTGGGCCAGCATATCGACATGGCATTGTTCGACTGTCAGCTGGCCATGCTGGCCAATGTCGCCAGCGCGGCCCTGATCTCGGGGCAGGAGCCGAGGCGTTACGGCAACGGCCACCCGACGGTGGTGCCTTACCAGGCCTTCGACACTGCGGACGGCCGCATGGTGGTGGCGGTGGGCAACGATCGGCAATTCGCCATCTTTTGCCGGGATCTGCTGGGACGCCCCGACATTGCCGCTGACCCCCGGTTCGCCAAGAATTCCGACCGCGTGCGCAACCGAGACGCGTTGCTGGAGCTGCTGTGCCCGTTGATGAAGGAATGGGGTAGCGACCATTGGCTGGCGGGCTTGCGGGCGGCCGGCGTGCCGGCGGGCGAGGTGCGGACCGTGACCGCCGCCCTGCAAGCGAAGGAAGCGGCGGCGCGAGGGATGGTCACCCGGATCAGCCATCCTACGGCGGGCGAGGTGAACCTCGTGGCCTCGCCGCTCAAACTGTCGGGCACGCCAGTTCGTCCGCCGGAGGCACCGCCGCTGTTGGGCCAGCACACCGATGCGGTGCTGCGTACCGTGCTCGGCCTCAGCGGTCAGGCCATCGCGGGCCTGCGCGCCGAGGGCGGCATCGCCTGA
- a CDS encoding thiolase family protein, translating to MDVVISGIGQSAVGRRLERSGLGLTVDATLEALADAGLEVPDIDGIATYPGFRPDMPAFSPVSSLDLKEALGFRLDWYSGGLEGPAQLGALINAYAAIKAGLARHVVCFRTVKEGTGGAAWKQSSLPSTERTRVSGEFQWILPFNAISATNWLSLYAQRHFHLYGTTREQMAQISLNARRNGALNPKALYREAITLDDYLSSRMISTPLCLFDCDTPSDASTVIILSSADAARDLKSTPVHIDSVGSAIHGKASWDQADMPSMAAFDAGRMLWSRTDWKPADVDVALLYDGFTFLTLTWLEAMGFCGVGESGAFVDGGARIARDGVLPLNPHGGQLAAGRTHGFGFVHEAVTQLRGLGGDRQVAGDVKLAAVGAGGGPIGGALLLARR from the coding sequence ATGGACGTCGTCATTTCCGGGATCGGCCAGTCGGCGGTGGGCCGGCGGCTGGAGCGGTCAGGCCTGGGCCTGACGGTCGATGCCACGCTGGAAGCGCTGGCCGATGCCGGCCTTGAGGTCCCCGACATTGACGGCATCGCGACATATCCGGGCTTCCGGCCCGACATGCCCGCCTTCTCCCCCGTAAGCTCGCTGGATTTGAAGGAAGCACTGGGCTTCCGCCTGGATTGGTATTCTGGCGGGCTGGAGGGCCCGGCGCAGCTTGGCGCGCTGATCAACGCATATGCCGCCATCAAGGCCGGTTTGGCCCGCCATGTCGTCTGCTTCCGTACCGTGAAGGAAGGGACCGGCGGTGCCGCATGGAAGCAGTCCTCCCTGCCCAGCACCGAACGCACCCGGGTCAGCGGTGAGTTCCAGTGGATCCTGCCCTTTAACGCCATTTCCGCCACCAACTGGTTGTCGCTGTACGCCCAGCGCCATTTCCACCTGTACGGCACGACGCGTGAACAGATGGCGCAGATCAGCCTGAATGCGCGGCGGAACGGCGCGCTGAATCCTAAGGCGCTGTACCGGGAGGCCATCACGTTGGACGATTATCTGTCGTCGCGCATGATCTCCACGCCGCTCTGCCTATTCGATTGCGACACGCCCTCGGACGCCAGCACCGTCATCATCCTGTCCAGCGCCGATGCCGCACGGGATCTGAAGTCCACACCCGTCCACATCGATTCCGTGGGCAGCGCCATCCATGGCAAGGCCAGCTGGGACCAGGCGGACATGCCCTCCATGGCGGCGTTCGACGCCGGGCGCATGCTGTGGTCACGCACCGATTGGAAGCCGGCGGACGTGGATGTGGCCCTACTTTACGACGGCTTCACCTTCCTGACACTGACCTGGCTGGAAGCCATGGGCTTCTGCGGCGTGGGTGAAAGCGGCGCGTTCGTGGATGGCGGCGCCCGCATCGCCCGCGACGGCGTCCTGCCGCTCAATCCCCATGGCGGCCAGTTGGCCGCCGGCCGCACGCATGGCTTCGGTTTCGTGCATGAGGCGGTGACCCAACTGCGCGGCCTTGGCGGCGACCGCCAGGTCGCTGGCGACGTGAAGCTGGCCGCCGTTGGTGCCGGCGGTGGCCCCATCGGCGGCGCACTGCTGCTGGCCCGCCGTTGA
- a CDS encoding SDR family NAD(P)-dependent oxidoreductase, producing MSADLERSFRLEGRVAVITGAASGIGLEAAAVLGGAGARLMLADVNAAALEAAVGDLRAAGIAVEGRPLDVSDRAAVERVADAAIDRFGQIDVWANVAGIGRLCAVVDMDEATLDQHLSINLKGSYWGAAAAARRMIPRRSGSIINISSTAGEAPPFKLSAYAISKAGVNMLTRSLAIELGPHGIRANAVAPGFIATPLTLSAVPEEGRADFLAARARQNPLGIVGEPRDAALAMLYLASDASRYVTGQILRPNGGHLMR from the coding sequence ATGTCCGCGGATCTGGAGAGGTCGTTCCGACTGGAGGGCCGGGTCGCCGTCATCACCGGCGCGGCGTCCGGTATAGGCCTGGAGGCGGCGGCTGTGCTGGGCGGGGCCGGCGCCCGCCTCATGCTGGCCGATGTCAACGCGGCCGCCCTTGAGGCGGCGGTGGGCGACCTGCGGGCGGCGGGCATCGCCGTCGAGGGCCGGCCGCTGGACGTGTCCGACCGGGCGGCCGTGGAGAGGGTGGCCGACGCGGCGATTGATCGGTTCGGCCAGATCGACGTGTGGGCCAATGTCGCCGGCATCGGCCGGCTGTGCGCCGTCGTCGACATGGATGAGGCGACGCTTGACCAGCACCTGTCCATCAATCTCAAGGGCAGTTACTGGGGGGCCGCGGCGGCCGCGCGGCGGATGATCCCCCGGCGAAGCGGTTCCATCATCAACATCTCCTCAACCGCCGGCGAGGCGCCACCCTTCAAGCTGTCCGCGTATGCGATCAGCAAGGCGGGGGTCAACATGCTGACGCGCTCCCTGGCCATCGAGCTGGGGCCGCATGGGATCCGCGCCAACGCCGTGGCGCCCGGCTTCATCGCGACGCCCCTGACGCTGTCGGCCGTGCCGGAGGAGGGGCGGGCGGACTTCCTGGCGGCACGGGCCCGCCAGAATCCCCTGGGCATCGTGGGTGAGCCCCGCGACGCGGCCCTGGCCATGCTGTATCTGGCCAGCGATGCCAGCCGCTACGTCACCGGCCAGATCTTGCGCCCGAACGGTGGGCACTTGATGCGGTGA
- a CDS encoding acyl-CoA dehydrogenase family protein yields the protein MMKLALSEDQTILQDTLARLFREESTPGRVRAAESTGFDPALWAQLVEMGLIPMRAPEDRGGGGLSLLDALLAATESGRHVAAVPVAEAITASALLLRLDTPEPLRQRLAQGAVATLALAPVVEGQVQVVPAAAVADIIVMREGERVVALTRPTPAAKAPNSADSALAILDLSAAGAGERFVIGQGPAAADAHAAAVEEWKLLTAASLAGLAQRALELAAAYSVERVQFNKSIGAFQGIAHPLADSATEVDGANLLAWQAAWAIAEGRPDAGAAVAMAYWWAGQAAERATQRALRTFGGYGLSLEYDVQLYFRRAKLSALLAGDPAQLLDQVAARLWDDAPVPLPDAGDIGIDFGFGAKAEAYAAELRAFVEANMTPDVVKKKHHSTSGHHAGFHKKLAEAGHLFPDMAVGGQPGRDRYEVMAAAPLWEDLNWTRTPIAVTEFVAKMTEMWSTPEAKAEIMPRFISGDALGCLGFSEPASGSDVFAAKLGAVRDGDDWVVNGQKMFTTNAHNADYILLLARTDNSGKKHQGLTMFVCPLNVPGVDIHPVYTLQDERTNIVYFGDVRVPDRYRLGEIGDGARVMASALGIEHGGAGYHAAQTAMMKHAVAWARKPRNGVAPLADPALRRILARAAVNDAVAEVLCRRQIWAEAQGVHNPAYGPMAKLFTTETMYADGQAIVAAAAPWSLVRGLDHDLDMVEVTMRRALGMTVYGGTSEIHRSLIAEKTLGMPNSRS from the coding sequence ATGATGAAGCTTGCCCTTTCCGAAGACCAAACCATCCTCCAGGACACGCTGGCCCGTCTGTTCCGCGAGGAATCGACACCGGGGCGGGTACGCGCGGCCGAGTCCACCGGCTTCGATCCCGCGCTGTGGGCCCAGTTGGTGGAGATGGGCCTGATCCCCATGCGGGCACCGGAGGACAGGGGTGGCGGAGGCTTGAGCCTGCTGGATGCCCTGCTGGCGGCGACGGAGTCCGGCCGCCACGTGGCGGCCGTTCCCGTCGCCGAAGCCATCACCGCCAGCGCCCTGCTGCTGCGCCTGGATACGCCCGAGCCCTTGCGGCAACGGCTGGCGCAAGGCGCCGTCGCCACCCTTGCCCTGGCCCCCGTGGTGGAAGGCCAGGTCCAGGTCGTGCCGGCGGCCGCCGTGGCTGACATCATCGTGATGCGGGAAGGCGAACGCGTCGTGGCCCTGACGCGGCCGACACCCGCCGCCAAGGCACCCAACAGTGCCGACAGCGCCCTTGCCATCCTGGACCTGTCCGCCGCCGGCGCGGGCGAGCGCTTCGTCATCGGCCAAGGTCCCGCCGCCGCGGATGCCCATGCCGCCGCCGTGGAGGAATGGAAGCTGCTGACGGCCGCGTCGCTGGCTGGCCTTGCGCAGCGGGCCCTGGAACTGGCGGCCGCGTATTCGGTGGAGCGGGTGCAGTTCAACAAGTCCATCGGCGCGTTCCAGGGCATCGCCCACCCGCTGGCGGACTCCGCCACCGAGGTTGACGGCGCCAACCTGCTGGCCTGGCAAGCGGCGTGGGCAATCGCGGAAGGACGGCCCGATGCTGGCGCGGCGGTCGCCATGGCTTACTGGTGGGCGGGGCAGGCGGCGGAGCGCGCGACGCAGCGCGCCCTGCGCACCTTCGGCGGGTATGGCCTGTCGCTGGAGTATGACGTTCAACTCTACTTCCGCCGCGCCAAGCTGTCCGCCTTGCTGGCGGGCGATCCTGCCCAACTGCTGGACCAGGTGGCCGCGCGCCTGTGGGATGACGCCCCGGTGCCACTGCCGGACGCCGGCGATATCGGTATCGACTTCGGCTTCGGCGCCAAGGCGGAAGCCTATGCCGCCGAGTTGCGCGCCTTCGTCGAGGCGAACATGACGCCCGACGTGGTCAAGAAGAAGCACCACTCCACTTCCGGCCACCATGCGGGCTTCCACAAGAAGCTGGCGGAGGCTGGCCACCTGTTTCCCGACATGGCTGTCGGCGGCCAGCCGGGCCGCGACCGATACGAGGTGATGGCGGCGGCCCCCCTGTGGGAGGATCTGAACTGGACCCGCACCCCCATCGCCGTGACCGAGTTCGTGGCCAAGATGACGGAGATGTGGTCGACACCTGAAGCCAAGGCCGAGATCATGCCCCGCTTCATCAGCGGGGACGCCCTGGGCTGCCTGGGATTCAGCGAGCCGGCCTCGGGCTCGGACGTGTTCGCCGCCAAGCTGGGGGCGGTGCGCGACGGTGACGACTGGGTGGTGAACGGCCAGAAGATGTTCACCACCAACGCCCATAACGCCGATTACATCCTGCTGCTGGCCCGCACGGACAATAGCGGCAAGAAGCATCAGGGGCTGACCATGTTCGTCTGCCCCCTGAACGTGCCGGGCGTGGACATCCATCCCGTCTACACATTGCAGGACGAGCGGACCAACATCGTCTATTTCGGCGATGTACGCGTGCCTGACCGCTATCGCCTGGGCGAGATCGGCGACGGCGCCCGGGTCATGGCCTCCGCTTTGGGCATCGAGCACGGCGGTGCCGGCTACCATGCGGCGCAGACGGCGATGATGAAGCACGCGGTGGCGTGGGCGCGCAAACCCCGAAACGGTGTCGCGCCCCTGGCCGACCCAGCCTTGCGCCGTATCCTGGCTCGGGCGGCGGTGAACGACGCCGTGGCCGAGGTGCTGTGCCGCCGCCAGATATGGGCGGAGGCGCAGGGCGTGCACAACCCGGCATACGGCCCTATGGCCAAGTTGTTCACCACCGAAACCATGTACGCCGACGGCCAGGCCATCGTGGCCGCCGCCGCGCCCTGGTCGCTGGTGCGCGGGCTGGACCATGACCTGGACATGGTCGAGGTGACCATGCGCCGGGCCCTGGGCATGACCGTCTATGGCGGTACCAGCGAAATCCACCGCAGCCTGATCGCCGAAAAAACACTGGGCATGCCGAATTCCCGCAGTTGA